A section of the Triticum dicoccoides isolate Atlit2015 ecotype Zavitan chromosome 7A, WEW_v2.0, whole genome shotgun sequence genome encodes:
- the LOC119329997 gene encoding uncharacterized protein LOC119329997 isoform X1, translated as MEAAVLDPLGGHARPAERREAPASTVHCGNGEDAAAADDDSWCDASDSTGHDSSLHREWTHRQDQFHKMGYRDGITEGQKDAAQEGFNLGHRQSADVGYKWGLVRGITSAFASLSDSLKEKWLLDAQRRGKLEDLHNFVQEISAQGALQLFHESTLKNNLRPEESKLQTITKDLLLLLHECPDVHVSEELKRVP; from the exons ATGGAGGCCGCCGTACTGGATCCCCTCGGTGGCCACGCGCGACCTGCGGAGCGACGGGAGGCGCCGGCGTCGACCGTGCACTGTG GCAATGGTGAAGATGCTGCTGCTGCAGATGATGACTCCTGGTGTGATGCTTCAGATTCTACAGGACATGATTCCAGCTTACACAGAGAATGGACCCACAGGCAGGACCAGTTTCATAAG ATGGGCTATAGGGATGGTATAACAGAAGGGCAGAAGGATGCTGCCCAAGAGGGGTTCAACCTTGGGCATAGGCAGTCTGCGGATGTTGGATACAAGTGGGGTCTTGTTCGGGGGATTACTAG TGCATTTGCTAGTCTTTCCGACAGTCTTAAAGAAAAGTGGCTGCTCGACGCCCAGCGTAGAGGAAAACTTGAAGATTTGCATAACTTCGTGCAAGAAATTTCAGCACAGGGTGCTCTGCAGTTGTTTCACGAGAGTACTCTTAAGAATAATCTTCGACCAGAGGAGAGCAAGCTCCAAACAATTACAAAGGACCTTCTCCTGTTGTTGCACGAATGCCCAGATGTTCATGTTAGTGAAGAGTTGAAACGAGTTCCATAA
- the LOC119329997 gene encoding uncharacterized protein LOC119329997 isoform X3 produces the protein MGYRDGITEGQKDAAQEGFNLGHRQSADVGYKWGLVRGITSAFASLSDSLKEKWLLDAQRRGKLEDLHNFVQEISAQGALQLFHESTLKNNLRPEESKLQTITKDLLLLLHECPDVHVSEELKRVP, from the exons ATGGGCTATAGGGATGGTATAACAGAAGGGCAGAAGGATGCTGCCCAAGAGGGGTTCAACCTTGGGCATAGGCAGTCTGCGGATGTTGGATACAAGTGGGGTCTTGTTCGGGGGATTACTAG TGCATTTGCTAGTCTTTCCGACAGTCTTAAAGAAAAGTGGCTGCTCGACGCCCAGCGTAGAGGAAAACTTGAAGATTTGCATAACTTCGTGCAAGAAATTTCAGCACAGGGTGCTCTGCAGTTGTTTCACGAGAGTACTCTTAAGAATAATCTTCGACCAGAGGAGAGCAAGCTCCAAACAATTACAAAGGACCTTCTCCTGTTGTTGCACGAATGCCCAGATGTTCATGTTAGTGAAGAGTTGAAACGAGTTCCATAA
- the LOC119329997 gene encoding uncharacterized protein LOC119329997 isoform X2, producing the protein MEAAVLDPLGGHARPAERREAPASTVHCGNGEDAAAADDDSWCDASDSTGHDSSLHREWTHRQDQFHKMGYRDGITEGQKDAAQEGFNLGHRQSADVGYKWGLVRGITSAFASLSDSLKEKWLLDAQRRGKLEDLHNFVQEISAQGALQLFHESTLKNNLRPEESKLQTITKDLLLLLHECPDVHRA; encoded by the exons ATGGAGGCCGCCGTACTGGATCCCCTCGGTGGCCACGCGCGACCTGCGGAGCGACGGGAGGCGCCGGCGTCGACCGTGCACTGTG GCAATGGTGAAGATGCTGCTGCTGCAGATGATGACTCCTGGTGTGATGCTTCAGATTCTACAGGACATGATTCCAGCTTACACAGAGAATGGACCCACAGGCAGGACCAGTTTCATAAG ATGGGCTATAGGGATGGTATAACAGAAGGGCAGAAGGATGCTGCCCAAGAGGGGTTCAACCTTGGGCATAGGCAGTCTGCGGATGTTGGATACAAGTGGGGTCTTGTTCGGGGGATTACTAG TGCATTTGCTAGTCTTTCCGACAGTCTTAAAGAAAAGTGGCTGCTCGACGCCCAGCGTAGAGGAAAACTTGAAGATTTGCATAACTTCGTGCAAGAAATTTCAGCACAGGGTGCTCTGCAGTTGTTTCACGAGAGTACTCTTAAGAATAATCTTCGACCAGAGGAGAGCAAGCTCCAAACAATTACAAAGGACCTTCTCCTGTTGTTGCACGAATGCCCAGATGTTCAT
- the LOC119329794 gene encoding probable transcriptional regulator SLK3 translates to MSGAPRSNLGLVPRDMNGSLPVSTTNSSGPSIGVSSLVTDGNSSLSGGAQFQQSTSMNADSFMRLPASPMSFSSNNISGSSVIDGSIMQQSPPQEQMQKRRASSVTSQPVIDAAAAFHAQKKPRVDIQQDDILQQQLIQQLLQGQSSLHLQGQHNPQLQALIRQHKLAQIQQQQQHQLSQQFPQHQHSQVGIPRQPQLRPPPAQPGIQLAGPVRTPVESGLCSRRLMQYLYHKRYRPDNNPITYWRKLIDEYFAPRSRERWCVSSYEKPGNTSAAIPQTSPGTWRCDICNTHSGKGYEATSEILPRLCQIRFDHGVKDEYLFLDMPNEFRLPNGLLLLEHTKVVQKSIYDHQHVTHEGQLRIIFTPELKIMSWEFCSRKHDEYVTRKFLTEQVTHMLRATQSYQATVTKNGPAGLSNDEAQKACNEFASASRQLAKNIDHHSLNEHGLSKRYVRCLQISEVVNHMKDLIEFSHKNKLGPIEGLKNYPKQTAGPKLTVQNLHDSKAVKTEMSPHVNNEVPGVGAISNNPQNPAAQSNYQHMLRSSSANQGLLQQEASQNAAGMNSYQNMFRSSSANQGLLQQEASQNAAALNNYQNMLRGSSPNQSLLQQEASSIFKGPTAVHSGIQLEASRSFRASQLGQFQHPMSFQQGMPQHQHNSFQGLGASPQFQQHVINQLLQEAKNTNSRALAHQHHHQQQQQQHHQQQQQHHQQQQQQHQQPQQQQQQHQQPQQQQHQQPQQQQQHQQPQQQQHQQPQQQQHQQPPQQQQQHQQPQQQSPSTPNANGGLASGAAVTNSAASAEQAQHMNNGTAKGAAPMGMTGPSNLINSGAGMVQRSSSFKSVSSNPAASGGNAAATPKAESVHDMDDLEHLISHELVESGLFMGEQPGDGGFSWNI, encoded by the exons ATGTCCGGGGCCCCACGCTCCAACCTTGGACTTGTTCCCAGGGACATGAATGGTAGCCTTCCAGTTAGTACTACAAATTCCTCTGGGCCAAGCATTGGTGTTAGCTCTTTGGTGACCGATGGCAACTCATCACTTTCTGGAGGTGCCCAGTTTCAGCAAAGTACGAGCATGAATGCTGATTCATTCATGCGCCTTCCTGCCTCTCCGATGTCGTTTTCGTCCAATAACATTTCTGGCTCTTCAGTCATTGATGGCTCCATCATGCAGCAAAGTCCACCCCAAGAGCAGATGCAGAAGCGGAGAGCATCTAGTGTAACATCACAACCTGTGATTGATGCTGCCGCCGCATTTCATGCTCAAAAGAAGCCAAGAGTTGATATTCAGCAAGATGATATCTTGCAACAACAGTTGATTCAACAGCTGCTCCAAGGTCAGAGTTCTCTCCATCTCCAGGGCCAACATAACCCACAGCTTCAAGCCTTGATCCGGCAGCACAAACTGGCACAAATTCAGCAACAACAGCAGCATCAGTTATCGCAACAATTTCCTCAGCATCAACATTCTCAAGTTGGCATACCTCGGCAGCCACAGTTGAGGCCGCCGCCAGCACAGCCTGGAATTCAGCTAGCTGGACCTGTTAGGACTCCCGTTGAGAGTGGGCTTTGTTCTCGAAGGTTAATGCAGTATTTGTATCACAAGCGTTACCGGCCAGAT AATAATCCCATAACATACTGGAGGAAGCTCATTGATGAATATTTTGCACCACGATCAAGAGAGAGATGGTGTGTGTCATCATATGAAAAACCAGGGAATACCTCAGCTGCTATTCCACAGACATCCCCG GGTACATGGCGTTGTGATATTTGTAATACACATTCGGGGAAGGGATATG AGGCTACCTCTGAAATACTTCCTAGACTCTGTCAAATTAGATTTGACCACGGTGTTAAGGATGAATATCTATTCCTTGACATGCCGAACGAGTTCCGGTTGCCCAACGGACTGCTGCTCCTGGAGCATACTAAAGTTGTTCAGAAGAGCATCTACGATCACCAACATGTCACACATGAGGGACAACTGAGAATAATATTCACTCCAGAACTAAAG ATTATGTCCTGGGAGTTTTGTTCACGGAAACACGACGAGTATGTCACTCGCAAGTTTTTAACAGAGCAG GTTACACATATGCTGCGTGCTACCCAGAGTTATCAAGCTACTGTCACTAAAAATGGACCTGCTGGCCTATCGAACGATGAGGCACAAAAGGCTTGCAACGA GTTTGCATCAGCATCACGTCAACTAGCGAAAAATATTGATCACCACAGCCTAAATGAACATGGTCTTTCTAAAAGATATGTTCGCTGTTTGCAG ATATCAGAGGTGGTGAATCACATGAAGGATCTAATTGAGTTCAGCCACAAGAACAAGCTCGGCCCTATAG AGGGCCTGAAGAACTATCCCAAGCAAACTGCTGGACCAAAGCTCACGGTGCAGAATTTGCATGACTCAAAGGCAGTCAAAACAGAAATGAGCCCCCATGTGAATAACGAGGTTCCAGGTGTTGGAGCAATTAGTAATAATCCGCAGAATCCTGCAGCACAAAGCAATTACCAACATATGCTGAGAAGCTCAAGTGCAAATCAGGGTTTGCTGCAGCAGGAGGCATCACAGAATGCTGCGGGAATGAACAGTTACCAGAATATGTTCAGAAGCTCAAGCGCAAATCAGGGTTTGCTCCAGCAGGAGGCATCTCAGAATGCTGCTGCGCTAAATAATTACCAGAATATGCTTAGAGGCTCGAGCCCAAATCAAAGTTTGCTTCAGCAGGAGGCATCGAGTATCTTCAAAGGTCCTACAGCAGTGCACAGTGGCATTCAGCTGGAAGCATCTAGATCGTTCCGTGCGTCTCAGCTTGGGCAATTCCAGCATCCCATGTCATTCCAGCAAGGTATGCCCCAGCACCAGCATAACAGTTTCCAAGGCCTGGGTGCTAGTCCACAATTCCAGCAGCATGTGATCAATCAGCTGCTGCAAGAAGCCAAGAATACCAATAGTCGCGCTCTTGctcatcagcatcatcatcagcagcagcagcagcaacaccatcagcagcagcagcaacaccatcagcagcagcagcaacaacatcaacagccgcagcagcagcagcagcaacatcaacagccgcagcagcagcaacatcaacagccgcagcagcagcagcaacatcaacagccgcagcagcagcaacatcaacagcctcagcagcagcaacatcaacagccgccgcagcagcagcagcaacatcaaCAGCCGCAGCAGCAGTCTCCTAGCACTCCCAATGCAAATGGTGGTCTCGCATCCGGAGCCGCGGTCACCAACAGCGCTGCTAGCGCAGAGCAGGCACAGCACATGAATAACGGCACAGCAAAGGGCGCCGCTCCGATGGGTATGACGGGGCCTAGTAATCTGATCAACAGCGGAGCTGGCATGGTCCAGCGAAGCAGCAGTTTCAAGTCAGTGAGCAGCAACCCGGCCGCTTCTGGCGGCAATGCGGCGGCGACCCCAAAGGCGGAGTCTGTGCACGACATGGACGACCTGGAACATCTCATCTCCCACGAACTCGTGGAGAGCGGGCTGTTCATGGGGGAGCAGCCGGGAGACGGCGGCTTCTCGTGGAACATCTGA